GTTTTGGCAAAAAGGGTAACAGGCTTCTCTCCTGACTTTAACCGGATTTCCACTGTTGCTTTAAGCGGCTTACTTTTCTCGATTCCAGTAATCATGGTGCTTATTAGCGGAGGACCGACCTTTATTGTGTCATCCTCGCTTATTGTGTGTATGCTTCTTTATTCAGCGATCGTGTGGGAAAAGTTGCTTGCTCGCGAGGAGATCGCTTGGCTTCGCAGTCGATTGATGTTTTTCAAAGCGAAATAACATTTTCATATTCACTTAAATGTCAGTTTCAGAAAGATTCTTAGGCGCAAATGTGATTGACGCTGGGCGGCTGTCGCCTTACTGGGGCGAACACGCTGCTCGATACGTGTTCGCACTGCCCTTTGTCAGGAACAAGGCGGTAATGGACATCGCGTGCGGAACTGGGTACGGGATTGGCATACTACAGAGAGATGCAAAACGCGTTATCGGTGTCGATGTTGATATTGAGGCCGCGAGGCGTGCGGTTGGCGAGTGTTCGGTCAATTCGTCGGTTTTGCTCGCAGATGGTTTGTGTTTACCGTTCGCTGACAACAGTTTTGATGTTGTCACTTCTTTCGAGACCATCGAACATTTGCATGAACGCGGCTTGTTCTTATCCGAGCTTCGGCGAGTGATCAGATCAGACGGAATTCTCGTTTTATCGACACCGAATGCAAATTACACTAAACCAGACGAGGGTAGGCCCTCAAATCCATTCCACGTATTCGAATATACACCTGATGAACTCAGATTCGATATCGAAAAAGAGTTCCCTATCACTTCATTTCTTGGCCAAGAGTTGAACATCGGAAGTTCGATACCGCCCTTCTATGAGGCCCAACAAAGGCTTCCTAAAGATCTCGCGACTCAGGTCAAACTTATAAGTTGGAAGGTCGTAAATAAATTGCCAAGGAGACTGCGTGACCGCC
The DNA window shown above is from Chloracidobacterium sp. and carries:
- a CDS encoding class I SAM-dependent methyltransferase, with product MSVSERFLGANVIDAGRLSPYWGEHAARYVFALPFVRNKAVMDIACGTGYGIGILQRDAKRVIGVDVDIEAARRAVGECSVNSSVLLADGLCLPFADNSFDVVTSFETIEHLHERGLFLSELRRVIRSDGILVLSTPNANYTKPDEGRPSNPFHVFEYTPDELRFDIEKEFPITSFLGQELNIGSSIPPFYEAQQRLPKDLATQVKLISWKVVNKLPRRLRDRLSESLWGRPFYPAESDYVFSPQALNSAPVLVVVCRNRK